DNA from Streptomyces sp. NBC_01476:
GCGCGTGAGGCCCGGACCGGCACGGCGGAGGCTAAGGGCTGAGGGCAGAGGGCAGAGGGCTGACGGCTGAGAGCAGAGGCCGCCGGACTCAGGTGGAGATGTCCGGGTACGGCATCTCGAAGTGCGCCACGCGTGCGGCGTACTCCAGCTGGAACGCCAGCGGTTCTGGGTAGTCGCGCTCGAACATGCCGATGAAGAGCGTCAGCGTGAGGAACGGATGGGCGCCCAGCTCGAAGAGCTTGGGGTAGTCGTGCCCGATCAGCGCGGCCCGCTCGGTGTCGTCGAACGCCAGCCAGGTGGTGGCCTCGCCGCTGATGCAGTTGAGCAGGCGGTTGGCGTGCTCGGCCTCCCACTGGGTGACGGCGCCGGCCGGGTCCTCGCGGTAGCGCTCCACCAGCTCGGGGTCGCGGTCGACGGTGTAGAGGAACTTGTTCAGCAGGTACTTGCTCACTCGGGACCTCCGTTCGGGTACCAGGTGAAGTAGGCCTCCATGGTGTGGAACAGGTCCAGGGTGTCGACGTAGTCGGCCTTCCGGCCCTCGCCGGCGACTCCCATCATCAGCATGAAGTCCATGAACCCATGGGTGGCGTTGCCCGGCAGGTGGAGGCTGTCCAGGCTGACCTCGCCGAGGCACTCCTCGATGTCGCCGCCGGCGATCCAGCCGACCGCCTTCCGGTCGAACTCCGGGTCGGGCCCGTGCGGCCCGAACTGGCGCGGGCCGCCCAGCTCCAGCGACAGGTGCCCGGTCCCGATCACCGCGACCCGCTGGTCCGACGGCCAGGACTCGATCATCTCCCGGATGGCCCTGCCGAGCTGGACGAACCGTTTCGGCTGCGGCATCGGCGGGGCGAAGATGTTGGTGTAGACCGGCACGATCGGAAGGTCGGCCTCGGGCCGCAGGGTGATGATCGGGCAGGTGATCGAGTGGTCGATCCGCAGCTCGTTGGAGAACGCCAGGTCGAAGCCGGCGTCCAGGCCCTCGCGCAGCAGATGGGCCGACAGCTCCTCGTGGCCCTTGAGCAGCATCTTCGGCAGCCCGAACTCGCGTTCCTCGTTGTAGAAGTTCCCGTCGTAGAACGGGGCCTTGCCGACCAGGAACTGCGGCATGTTGTCCAGCCACAGCTGGTGGAAGTGGTCGGAGCCGACCATCACCAGCACATCGGGGCGGGCCCGGGTGAGGGTCTCCCGGAACGCCTCGATCTTGCGGACCCACTCGTCGGCGAAGGGCGGGCGGTCCGCTCCGGTCGAGGTGCTGGTGCGGTAGTAGAAGGGATGGTGGGTGGACGCGATCACCGCGACCAGCTCGGCCATCTCAGCCCTCCTCGGTTCGGTCGGCCGCCGTCGGGCGTCCGAGATCAGTGCTGCTCGGGGAGATGGGATCAGGGGCGACGGACCGGTTGTTGAGGTCCACCGACAGGAAGATGTCGTTGGCGACGGGGTGGCGCAGTTCCTCGGCGAGCTGGCCGATCAGCCCGGCGGTGCGGGCCAGCAGCGCGAAGCCGCGCAGCAGTTCCAGCGGCAGGCCGAGGTCGGCCAGGGCGGCGCCGCAGACGCCGGCGCCGTTGAGCGGCAGCGTCCGGCCGAGGACTTGGGGGTGCACTCGGCCGATCGCGGCGAAGAGCGACAGGTGCGGGCCGTACAGATTCTCCTCGGCGGCGATCTGCAGCAGCCGCGGGGTGCGCGGGTCCCCCTGCTTGTGGACGTGGTGGCCGAGGCCGGGGATGAAGGCGCGCGCTTCCCGGCGGGCCGTCACCGTCCGCAGGGCCAGGGCGTCCCATCCGGCGTCGTCGTCCGGCAGCGGGCCCTCGACGGAGGTCAGTACGTCGTGCAGGAAGCGGCCGCAGTCCTCGGTGACGCCCAGGAACCGGGACCCGCCGCCGAGCAGGCCGGCGGCGAGCGCGCCCTGCACCGAGTCGGGCGCGGACAGGTACGTGAGCCGGGTGACGATGGCGGTCGGGGTGAAACCGTGGTCGGCGAGCGCCGCGAGGACCGCCTCGAAGACCCGGGTCTCCCCCGGGGCCGGGCGGCGCTGCGTCGCCAGCCAGAACGCCAGCTCACCGAAGCCGACGGTGCCCATGACGTCCTTGGCCAGGTCCTGGCCGAGCAGGGTGATGGTCTCCAGGGAGGACGCGCCGAGGGCGGTCTCGTACACCGGCTTGTCCACTGGCTTGTCCACTGGCTTGTCCGCGGGCCCCTCCGCGGGCCCCTCCGCGGGCCCGTCCGCCGGCTGCGTCGCGTGCTGCGGCTGGTCAGTCACGGCCGTCCTCCGGAGGGGTGGTCAGCCACTTGCGGAGCTCGACGCCGTGCTCGTCCAGTTCCGGCGGGGGCCGGTGGTATCCGACGGGGGTGGCGGAGAAGCGGATGGGGTTGCGGGTGGTGGGCACCGCGCGATCGCCCTCGCCGACCTCCACGATGGGGTCGAGCCCGAAGCGCTCCGCCATCGCGAAGCCGCCGTCGATGGTGTTGATGGGCCCGCAGGGCACCCCGACCGCGGTGAGGGCCTCGAACCACTCGACCGCGCCGCGGGTGGCCAGGCGCTCCTCCAGGATCGGGCGCAGCTCCTCGCGGTTCTTGGTGCGGTCGGCGTTGTGCGCGAACCGCGGGTCCTCGGGGATGTCCGGGAGGCCGAGGACGTCGCAGAGCTTGCGGAACTGCCCGTCATTGGCCGCCGCCACGATCAGCTGGTTGTCGGCGGTGGGCAGCGGTTCGTACGGGAAGACGCTGGGGTGCGCGTTGCCCATCCGGAAGGGCACCACGCCGCCGGCCGCGTAGGCCGAGCTGTGGTTGACCAGTCCGGTCAGCGCCGAGGAAAGCAGATTGACCTCGACGTGCTGGCCCTGGCCGGTGGCGTCGCGGTGGCGCAGCGCGGCGAGGATGCCGATCACGGCGTGGTTGCCCGCCATCACGTCGAAGACCGAGATCCCGGCCCGGTAGGGCGGCCCGTCCGGGTCGCCGGTCAGGCTCATCAGGCCGGAGATGGCCTGCACCATCAGGTCGTAGCCGGGCACGTGCTTGCCGGCGCCTGCGCCGAAGCCGCTGATCGACGCGTAGACGGCGCCGGGATTGGCGGCGCTGACGCTGTCGTAGTCCAGGCCGTACTTGGCCAGGCCGCCGGGCTTGAAGTTCTCGATGATCACGTCCGCCCGGCGGGCGAGTTCGCGGGCCGCCGAGGCGTCGGTCGCGTCGCGCAGGTCGAGGGCGATCGAGCGCTTGCCGCGGTTGACGCCGAGGTAGTACGTGGAGACCTCGTCCCGTACCGGCGGCATCCAGGTGCGGGTCTCGTCGCCCTGCGGGCCCTCGACCTTGACGACCTCGGCGCCCATGTCGGCGAGGAGCATCGTCGCGTAAGGGCCGGCGAGG
Protein-coding regions in this window:
- a CDS encoding extradiol ring-cleavage dioxygenase codes for the protein MAELVAVIASTHHPFYYRTSTSTGADRPPFADEWVRKIEAFRETLTRARPDVLVMVGSDHFHQLWLDNMPQFLVGKAPFYDGNFYNEEREFGLPKMLLKGHEELSAHLLREGLDAGFDLAFSNELRIDHSITCPIITLRPEADLPIVPVYTNIFAPPMPQPKRFVQLGRAIREMIESWPSDQRVAVIGTGHLSLELGGPRQFGPHGPDPEFDRKAVGWIAGGDIEECLGEVSLDSLHLPGNATHGFMDFMLMMGVAGEGRKADYVDTLDLFHTMEAYFTWYPNGGPE
- a CDS encoding citryl-CoA lyase, encoding MDKPVDKPVYETALGASSLETITLLGQDLAKDVMGTVGFGELAFWLATQRRPAPGETRVFEAVLAALADHGFTPTAIVTRLTYLSAPDSVQGALAAGLLGGGSRFLGVTEDCGRFLHDVLTSVEGPLPDDDAGWDALALRTVTARREARAFIPGLGHHVHKQGDPRTPRLLQIAAEENLYGPHLSLFAAIGRVHPQVLGRTLPLNGAGVCGAALADLGLPLELLRGFALLARTAGLIGQLAEELRHPVANDIFLSVDLNNRSVAPDPISPSSTDLGRPTAADRTEEG
- a CDS encoding CaiB/BaiF CoA transferase family protein, coding for MLDDSTAEAGPAPGPLSGVLVADFSRVLAGPYATMLLADMGAEVVKVEGPQGDETRTWMPPVRDEVSTYYLGVNRGKRSIALDLRDATDASAARELARRADVIIENFKPGGLAKYGLDYDSVSAANPGAVYASISGFGAGAGKHVPGYDLMVQAISGLMSLTGDPDGPPYRAGISVFDVMAGNHAVIGILAALRHRDATGQGQHVEVNLLSSALTGLVNHSSAYAAGGVVPFRMGNAHPSVFPYEPLPTADNQLIVAAANDGQFRKLCDVLGLPDIPEDPRFAHNADRTKNREELRPILEERLATRGAVEWFEALTAVGVPCGPINTIDGGFAMAERFGLDPIVEVGEGDRAVPTTRNPIRFSATPVGYHRPPPELDEHGVELRKWLTTPPEDGRD